TTTCGTTCCTTCACAGATATTAAGTAAATATTTATTCAATTTTAGAACGAAGAGGGAACGAAGGTGAAACGAAGGAGATACGAAGGGGATACGGAGAAGTGACGAAAAAGCAGCGGAAAAGCGAGGAAAAGACAAAAAATCAGAATCTTCGGGAAGGCTCCGGAGGGAGCTTGTTTTTTTGTTTTTTTATCAGTCCGTTAACCAAGATTAAGCGCCCGGAGTGAACCGCCGAATGGAAAATCTTGGGTACGGATGGTGCAAAAGAAGGTGTGTCAAAATGCGCACCTTCTTTTTTATGCACAAAGAGGCTGTGCCAAAACTCTTATAAACAAAAAGTCACCCTCGCTACAATTATCTGCGACGAGGGTGACTCCGTAGAAAGGGGCGTTTTAACACAAGCCCCCATATATCAAATATCGATCATACTACTATAAGTAGAAACCGAATCCAACCTTCACACCGAAACGTGACATATCTCCATCATTGAAACGCCATTTATAATAAACGGCAGGTTCAATGGTTACCGTACGCGAAAGGAAGTAAGCGTATCCGGCTTCGAGCCCCAGTCCCCAGTCCGTCTGATGTTTTCCACCACTCCAGCGGAAACGGTTCCAGTCGAGTCCGCCACCCAGATAAACACCTGTTTTATTGAAGTAGAAACGTACTCCGGTGCCCAATGTATACTCATCTATCGGTTTCGACCAGTCGGCCCCGGCATTTACCATCAAGGCAATACCCTCAGCTAAGAATGTGCCGACTTGTGCACCAACTCCAAATTTTGCTTTATCGTTTTCACTATACGAAAAGTCCAATCCCGACAATGAAGGATTAATAATCGTAATTCCTTTCTCAAATTGCGCCTGTGCAGTGAAAGAGACTGCCAATAAGCAAAGAGCCAAAGCTAATTTCTTCATAAACTTACTTTTTTAAGTGAATAGATTGTTCGTCTTTTTTGCGGCGTTCGCGCATTTGTTCCTTTTTCCGAAGCACCAGCCAAAGAAGGAGGACGATGACATAAGAAACTGCCACCGTAATTATTTTCTCTGTCGGGCCGACTTCCGTATTACGAGGCAACAAATAAGCCGCCGTTACGGATACATAAATAAGGAATGCAAGCGCCACTCCTGTTGATTTTCTTATTTTCTTCATTCTGTTGATTTTCTTGTTTTCTTCATTCTGACAATTTTCTTGTTTTCTGCTTGCCCAGCCAGACATAGAACCAAGCTGCCGCA
The Bacteroides caecimuris DNA segment above includes these coding regions:
- a CDS encoding outer membrane beta-barrel protein, translated to MKKLALALCLLAVSFTAQAQFEKGITIINPSLSGLDFSYSENDKAKFGVGAQVGTFLAEGIALMVNAGADWSKPIDEYTLGTGVRFYFNKTGVYLGGGLDWNRFRWSGGKHQTDWGLGLEAGYAYFLSRTVTIEPAVYYKWRFNDGDMSRFGVKVGFGFYL